DNA sequence from the Streptomyces cinnabarinus genome:
GCGAACCCCTCCCCGTGCACGCCCGCATGACCACCGCGGACCGAGCGCGCTTCGTAGGAACCCTCCGAGCATCCCCGGACGCGGGCCCGGACCCCGACCTCATCGTCGAGCGCGTCCGGCGAGCGGACGGCACCGAGCGGATCACCCTCCACAGCTCGGCCCCCCGCCCCCTGCGCCTGCCCCTCGAAGTCGCCCTGGGGACAGATCTGGCCGACCTCGGCGCCATCGCCTCCGGCAGCACCGGCCCTGAACTACCCGCCACCGTCCACGACTCCGGCCTGCGCTGGACAGGCCCCACGGGAAGCTCGGCCGTCACCGCGGATCCGCCACCCACCGACGCCCTGGCCTCCGCGGGCATGCTGCGCTGGGAGATCGAACTGCCTCCTGGCGGCAGCGCGAGTGTGGAGCTGAAGGCAAGGCTGGACGGAGCAGGCCCGCTCCGAGCCGTAGCCCGGGCAGCCGCGACAACGCCGCTGGCCCCAGCCCGAGCCGCGGGCGACCACCCAGGCGCCCAAGCGCTCCTGCGCGTCTGCGTCGACGATCTGCAAGCCCTCCTGCTGCGCGACCCTCACCACCCCACCGACACCCACCTCGCCGCAGGAGCACCCTGGCGGTGCGGCCTGGCCCCCGCCGAAGCCCTCGCCGCGGCCCGCATGACACTGCCCCTGGGCACCCGCCTCGCCGCGGGCACGCTCCGCACCCTGGCCCGCACCCAGCTGACCGACGGACCGAGCTCCGGGATGATCCCGGGCCCGCGCCGGGATGCGGGCCCGCACCTGCCACCGAGCTGCACGGCCACGGAAGCCACCCTGCTCTTCCCGGCTCTCCTCGCCGAGGCCCGACGCTGGGGGCTCCCGGAAAAGGAGACCGAGGAACTGCTCCCGGCCGCCGAGCGATGCCTGGCCTGGCTGCGCACGACCCTCGGCGAGGGCATCTATCTCAGCGACCCGCACCCCGGCGGACCGCAGCGCTGCGAAACCCAGGCCCATGCCCACCGGGCGGCCCTGCTCGGCGCCGATCTCCTGGATGATTTCGGCAGACCGGGTGGCCCGGGGCTGCGGCAGTGGGCGAGAAACCTGCGTACCGCGTTCCAGCGGGACTTCTGGATCGACGACCTCGGCGGCGGCAGGCCCGCGGCGGC
Encoded proteins:
- a CDS encoding glycogen debranching N-terminal domain-containing protein yields the protein MALPGLAISTERAQLTGEGLEGFYRAGRRLISRCHVRVAGREPLPVHARMTTADRARFVGTLRASPDAGPDPDLIVERVRRADGTERITLHSSAPRPLRLPLEVALGTDLADLGAIASGSTGPELPATVHDSGLRWTGPTGSSAVTADPPPTDALASAGMLRWEIELPPGGSASVELKARLDGAGPLRAVARAAATTPLAPARAAGDHPGAQALLRVCVDDLQALLLRDPHHPTDTHLAAGAPWRCGLAPAEALAAARMTLPLGTRLAAGTLRTLARTQLTDGPSSGMIPGPRRDAGPHLPPSCTATEATLLFPALLAEARRWGLPEKETEELLPAAERCLAWLRTTLGEGIYLSDPHPGGPQRCETQAHAHRAALLGADLLDDFGRPGGPGLRQWARNLRTAFQRDFWIDDLGGGRPAAARAPDGRLVPHLGAATSHLLDTGLLGGGERAPGLLDKVQTEQLARLLGSPAMDSGWGLRGLAAKEPGFNTFGHRGGAVRTHETAIAVAGLIAAGFEKEASGLLRGALAAAEAFDHRLPEMYGGEQRTDGSAPIPHPASCRPAATAAAAGVLLLTSLAGIRPDAPAGTVTLRPAASAPLGEIVLTGLRVAGAPFSVRIGRLGLAMVEEAADGLQLGV